In Planctomycetota bacterium, the sequence GGAAGGCGAGCCAAAAACGGACGGACCGAAGGAAGACGGGAAAAAGCCGGAGGAGAAGAAGCCCGAAGACAAGAAGGAACCGGGCAAGAACCCGGAGGAAAAGAAACCCTGATCGGGGGAGGAGAAGGCCATGGTGCGGATTCTGGCGTGGGCGGCGGCGCTGGCGGCGGCGGGGCAGGCGGGAGAAGAGGGCTTTACGCCCCTTTTCAACGGCAAGGATCTTTCCGGCTGGACGTATTTCCTGGAAAAGAAGGGGCCCAACCAGGACGGCACGATGAAGATGGAGGACGTCTGGTCCGTGAAGGACGGCGTCCTCCACTGCAAGGGCCGGCCGAACGGGTACATCCGGACGGAGAAGGACTACAAGAATTTCATCCTGAAGCTCGAGTGGCGCTGGCCGGAAGGGAAGGGGTACAACTCCGGCGTGCTGCTCCGCATGGTCGGGCCGGACAAGGTGTGGCCCCGATCGATCGAGGCCCAGCTCATGAGCGGCCATGCCGGGGACTTCTGGCTCATCGACGGCGCCAGGCTCGAGACGGCGCCGGAGCGGGTGGATGCCAAGACCCCGCGGCACCGCCTCAAGATCAAGGCGAACGAAAAGCCTCTCGGCGAGTGGAACGAATACGAGATCACGGTCGATAAGGGCAAGGTCGTCCTGAAGGTCAACGGCGAGGTTCTGAACGAGGGAACCGGCGCCGAAGAGGTCGCCGGCAAGATCTGCCTCCAGTCCGAGGGCGGCCCCATCGAATTCCGGAACATCCGGATCAAGCCGCTGGAGTAGGGGCTCGGCGTCCGCACTCGTCCCCCGGCCGGTCCGGCGGGTCGGGGGGGAGGAGGGGTCTGGACGTGAAGACGGTCCGCCGTTTCTCGCCGCCCGCGCTTTCGGGGCCGGCCGCGGTTTAGTTTCTGGCCGCCTCGGTCGGGATCTCGGCGTTCCTGCATTTCGTTCGTTCCGGACCGCCCGCCGAACGCCGCAAGGATTTTTCGTCGGCGCGGCATCCTCCGACGGTCCAGGATTTCGTGCGGGTCCTGGAATTGGCCCGGCACTACGGCGCCAAGGGCGTATTCACGGATCGGATCAGACCCGCCGATGAACCCCCCGGCGGCCCGGTTCAAGGACCGCGCGGGCGGAAAGACCGCTTTCGGCATCGAGTTTTCCCGCCTTCGGCGCACTCCTCCCGTGGATTCCGTTTCCCGGGAGGAGAGCGATGCCGCGTCCCGCGCTCGGCCACGTCCTTCGGCTCCTCCGGGATCACGTCTGCGCCGGCCGCTGGGCGCTCTCGGAGGAGGCGTGGCTGGATCTCGTGCATCGCGGTGTCTCGGACGAGGACCTCGAAGAGGCGGTCCTGGGCGGATCGCCGGTGGGATGGGTCGCCGGACCGTCGGGCGCTTCCGGAGCCGGAACGCTGCGCTCCGGAGGGCTGGGCGTCTCGTTCCGCGTGGACCGCCGAGCCGCGGTACTGACCGGAGTCTTTTTTATGGAAACACGTTCAACTTTGTTCGCCCTTCCGGCGGACCGCCGCCGGGCGGCCTGCGGGGAAGGTTCGAAATCCTTGCGCGCCCGGGCGCGCGTGTGCTAAGAAGGGCCGCGCGACCGGGGGGGAGGGGAAAGGGGAATGGGGGAACCGTCCGTCTGGGGTGATTTCGAAGTTCACGAGGATTCGCTCCTCGGTCGCGGCGGCATGGGGGCCGTCTACAAGGCCCGCCAGCGGTCGCTCAACCGCTGGGTCGCCGTCAAAGTCTTCGATCCCGCCCGCGTCGATCCGGCCCTCGCTCCCGGCTTTCTCGAAAAGTTCCGGATCGAAATTCAGGCGCTGGCGCGCCTGCGCGATCCGCGCATCGTCACGATCCACCAGGCCGGGGAAAACGACGGCCGCGTCTGGTTCGCCATGGAGCTCATCGACGGGGAAACCGTCGAGGAGCGCCTCTCCCGGGAGGGCGCCTTTCCCGAGCGGGAGGCCGCGCGCGTGGGGGCGGAAGTGGCCCGGGCCCTGGAAGCGGCCTTCCGGGAAGGGATCGTCCACCGCGACGTCAAGCCCGGCAACATCTTCCTGCTTCGCGACGGCTCCGTGAAACTGGCCGATTTCGGCCTGGCG encodes:
- a CDS encoding DUF1080 domain-containing protein produces the protein MVRILAWAAALAAAGQAGEEGFTPLFNGKDLSGWTYFLEKKGPNQDGTMKMEDVWSVKDGVLHCKGRPNGYIRTEKDYKNFILKLEWRWPEGKGYNSGVLLRMVGPDKVWPRSIEAQLMSGHAGDFWLIDGARLETAPERVDAKTPRHRLKIKANEKPLGEWNEYEITVDKGKVVLKVNGEVLNEGTGAEEVAGKICLQSEGGPIEFRNIRIKPLE
- a CDS encoding serine/threonine-protein kinase, whose protein sequence is MGEPSVWGDFEVHEDSLLGRGGMGAVYKARQRSLNRWVAVKVFDPARVDPALAPGFLEKFRIEIQALARLRDPRIVTIHQAGENDGRVWFAMELIDGETVEERLSREGAFPEREAARVGAEVARALEAAFREGIVHRDVKPGNIFLLRDGSVKLADFGLARSPAFAPTALTDAQAVACTPAYTAPEEAEGGASTDPRSDLYSLGCVLYEMATERPPFVGTTPMETLVKHATEPPRPPRALNPAISREFEEIVLRCLAKDPAGRYGSPGALAAALEKLVARAPE